Proteins from a single region of Pseudomonas quebecensis:
- the choX gene encoding choline ABC transporter substrate-binding protein codes for MQKLTVVLGILALSSANVYADTRCETVKMADPGWSDIAATNAITGFLLTGMGYKPKVDTLAVPITFGGLKDGQVDVFMGNWMPAQQGFYDKFVANGDVVQLAKNLDGTEFTLAVPDYVWDAGVHDFADLNKFADKFDKKIYGIGSGAPANISLQEIIKKNDFDLGQWKLIESSEQAMLAEVSRAVKRQRFVTFLGWTPHPMNVQLKMHYLKGGEKYFGDTGSVYTLTRKGYAQACPNVGKLLTNLSFTQEMENSIMAEVANNKVSNADAAKAWIKANPAVLDKWLDGVKTLDGQEALPAVKAKL; via the coding sequence ATGCAAAAATTAACAGTAGTACTGGGCATCCTGGCGCTGAGCAGTGCCAACGTGTACGCAGACACCCGTTGCGAAACGGTGAAGATGGCCGACCCAGGCTGGAGCGACATCGCCGCGACCAATGCCATCACCGGATTTCTGCTGACGGGCATGGGCTACAAACCCAAGGTCGATACCTTGGCGGTGCCGATCACGTTCGGCGGGCTCAAGGACGGTCAGGTGGATGTGTTCATGGGCAACTGGATGCCCGCGCAGCAAGGCTTCTATGACAAGTTCGTGGCCAACGGCGACGTGGTGCAACTGGCGAAAAACCTCGACGGCACCGAGTTCACCCTCGCCGTGCCGGATTATGTATGGGACGCCGGCGTGCATGATTTTGCCGACTTGAATAAATTCGCCGACAAGTTCGACAAGAAGATCTACGGCATCGGCTCCGGCGCACCGGCCAATATCTCGCTGCAGGAGATCATCAAGAAGAATGACTTCGACCTCGGCCAGTGGAAACTGATCGAGTCCAGCGAACAGGCGATGTTGGCAGAGGTGTCGCGGGCGGTGAAAAGACAGCGCTTCGTCACGTTCCTCGGCTGGACCCCGCACCCGATGAACGTGCAACTGAAAATGCACTACCTCAAGGGCGGCGAGAAGTACTTCGGTGACACCGGCAGCGTCTATACCCTGACACGCAAAGGTTATGCACAGGCCTGCCCGAACGTAGGAAAACTGCTGACCAACTTGAGTTTTACCCAAGAGATGGAGAACAGCATTATGGCCGAGGTCGCCAACAACAAAGTCAGCAATGCCGATGCGGCGAAGGCGTGGATCAAGGCGAACCCGGCGGTGCTGGACAAGTGGCTCGACGGCGTAAAAACCCTGGACGGTCAGGAGGCATTGCCGGCGGTAAAAGCCAAACTCTAA
- the dprA gene encoding DNA-processing protein DprA has translation MNPINSYAISPSELEARLRLHRLPDVGPKRFRLLIEAFGSASKAISAPAGAWRSLGLPPISADARRSHEIRDGASQALAWLERPDQHLLMWDQPDYPALLAQIYDAPPLLFIAGDPAILEKPQLAMVGSRRASRPGMDTAAAFARSLAGAGFVITSGLALGIDGAAHQAALDVGGQTIGVLGTGLENFYPQRHRRLAAAMIAQGSAVVSEFPLDAAPQAANFPRRNRIISGLSLGVLVVEASMASGSLITAKLAAEQGREVYAIPGSIHHPGAKGCHQLIRDGAVLVETIEHILEALRGWQALSCPAPIAVAHPLVALLRAAPHTSEALAIASGRPLAQLLAALTELELEGQVICENGRWFARR, from the coding sequence ATGAATCCGATAAACAGCTATGCCATTTCCCCGTCAGAGCTGGAAGCTCGCCTGCGCCTGCACAGGCTGCCTGACGTCGGCCCGAAGCGTTTTCGCCTGCTGATAGAAGCCTTTGGCAGCGCCTCTAAAGCCATCAGCGCGCCCGCCGGTGCCTGGCGATCCCTGGGCTTGCCGCCCATCAGCGCCGATGCCCGGCGCAGTCATGAAATACGCGACGGGGCCAGCCAGGCACTGGCCTGGCTTGAGCGCCCGGACCAGCATTTGCTGATGTGGGACCAGCCGGATTACCCCGCCTTGCTCGCCCAGATCTATGACGCGCCGCCGCTGTTATTCATCGCCGGCGACCCTGCAATCCTGGAGAAACCGCAACTGGCGATGGTTGGCAGTCGACGTGCATCGCGCCCGGGGATGGACACCGCCGCTGCGTTTGCGCGCAGCCTGGCAGGCGCCGGTTTTGTCATCACCAGCGGCCTTGCGTTGGGTATCGACGGCGCGGCGCATCAAGCCGCGCTCGACGTGGGCGGCCAGACAATCGGCGTACTCGGCACGGGCCTGGAAAATTTTTATCCACAACGCCATCGTCGCCTTGCCGCGGCGATGATCGCCCAAGGCAGCGCGGTGGTTTCAGAATTCCCGCTGGACGCCGCGCCCCAGGCCGCCAACTTTCCACGGCGCAATCGGATCATCAGCGGCCTGTCCCTCGGCGTGCTGGTAGTGGAGGCCAGTATGGCCAGCGGCTCGCTGATCACGGCGAAACTGGCGGCCGAACAGGGTCGTGAGGTGTACGCGATCCCGGGGTCCATTCATCACCCTGGCGCCAAGGGCTGCCACCAGTTGATCCGTGACGGCGCGGTACTGGTGGAAACCATCGAACATATCCTTGAGGCCTTGCGCGGCTGGCAGGCCTTATCGTGCCCGGCGCCGATTGCGGTAGCCCATCCCCTGGTGGCCCTGCTGCGCGCCGCGCCGCACACCAGCGAAGCCTTGGCGATTGCCAGCGGGCGCCCTTTGGCCCAGTTGCTGGCGGCCCTGACCGAGTTGGAGCTTGAAGGCCAGGTGATCTGTGAAAACGGGCGCTGGTTCGCGCGCCGCTGA
- a CDS encoding SulP family inorganic anion transporter — protein sequence MPRLNRHTLFPFLSWLTQQTRASVGRDAMVGLSGAVLALPQSIAYALIAGLPPEYGLYAAIIPVLIACLWGSSWHLICGPTAAISIVLYASVSPLAVPGSQDYVTLILLLTFIAGVFQWLLGMLRFGALVNFVSHSVVLGFTLGAAVVIALGQLPNLLGLDLPSQATAINSLLALIEHSGDWDHASLALGLGTLLAGALLKYWKPRWPTLLIALALSSVVAWLWPAMFAQVARVSSFVGKLPPFSPLPMDLDTILRLLPSAVAVGMLGLVTSLSIARSLSARSQQLLDANQEVRAQGLSNIIGGFFSGYLSAGSFTRSGLSYEAGACSPLAGVFSALWVALFALFGAVLISHIPIPSMAASILLISWGLVDHRGIRALFRVSRAEFAVMGLTCVATLLLELQTAIYAGVLASLFFYLKRTSQPRVQHWREGDEDVLRVGGSIFFGASHYLQVRLQRLQGQRVVIEAQQINFIDYSGVEMLHQEARRLRRLGRSLTLRRARPQVVEELKKLEGADHCPIQFED from the coding sequence ATGCCCCGGCTCAATCGCCACACACTCTTTCCCTTCCTCAGCTGGCTGACGCAGCAGACCCGGGCCAGCGTCGGCCGCGATGCGATGGTCGGGCTCAGTGGCGCGGTGCTGGCATTGCCGCAGTCGATTGCCTACGCGCTGATCGCAGGCCTCCCACCGGAATACGGGCTGTACGCCGCGATCATCCCGGTACTGATCGCCTGCCTCTGGGGTTCGTCGTGGCACCTGATCTGCGGCCCGACCGCTGCGATTTCCATCGTGCTCTATGCCAGTGTCAGTCCTCTGGCCGTGCCGGGATCGCAGGACTACGTCACCCTGATCCTGTTGCTTACATTTATAGCCGGCGTTTTCCAGTGGCTGCTGGGCATGCTGCGCTTTGGCGCGCTGGTCAATTTCGTCTCCCACTCCGTAGTGCTGGGGTTCACTTTGGGCGCCGCTGTGGTGATCGCGCTGGGGCAACTGCCCAACTTGCTGGGGCTGGATTTACCCAGCCAGGCCACGGCGATCAACAGCCTGCTGGCGCTGATCGAGCACAGCGGCGACTGGGACCACGCCTCCCTCGCCCTGGGCCTTGGCACATTGCTGGCGGGGGCACTGCTCAAATACTGGAAACCACGCTGGCCGACGCTGTTGATCGCCCTGGCCCTGAGCAGTGTGGTGGCCTGGTTGTGGCCGGCGATGTTCGCCCAGGTGGCGCGGGTCAGTTCATTCGTGGGCAAATTACCGCCGTTCAGCCCGTTGCCGATGGACCTGGACACGATCCTGCGTCTGCTGCCGAGCGCCGTGGCCGTGGGCATGCTGGGGCTGGTGACGAGCCTGTCGATTGCGCGCTCGCTGTCGGCTCGCTCGCAACAGTTGCTTGATGCGAATCAGGAAGTTCGCGCGCAGGGCTTATCCAACATCATCGGCGGATTTTTCTCCGGGTACCTGTCAGCCGGTTCGTTTACCCGCTCCGGCCTCAGCTATGAAGCCGGCGCCTGCTCACCGCTGGCCGGGGTGTTTTCCGCGCTGTGGGTGGCGCTGTTCGCATTGTTTGGCGCGGTATTGATCTCACATATCCCGATCCCCAGCATGGCCGCCAGCATCCTGCTGATCAGCTGGGGCCTGGTGGACCATCGCGGTATTCGCGCATTGTTCCGCGTCAGCCGCGCCGAATTTGCAGTGATGGGCCTGACCTGCGTCGCCACCTTGCTGCTGGAACTGCAAACGGCGATTTACGCCGGCGTGCTGGCCTCGCTGTTTTTCTACCTCAAGCGCACCTCGCAGCCGCGGGTCCAGCATTGGCGGGAGGGCGACGAGGATGTGCTGCGCGTCGGTGGCTCGATCTTTTTCGGCGCCAGCCACTACCTGCAGGTGCGCCTGCAGCGGTTGCAGGGCCAGCGTGTGGTGATCGAGGCACAGCAGATCAACTTTATCGACTATTCCGGGGTGGAAATGCTGCACCAGGAAGCGCGGCGCCTGCGCAGGTTGGGGCGCAGCCTGACATTGCGTCGGGCCAGACCGCAGGTGGTCGAGGAACTGAAGAAGCTGGAGGGGGCGGATCACTGCCCCATCCAGTTCGAAGACTGA
- the betC gene encoding choline-sulfatase, with the protein MKRKNILFIMADQMAAPLLPFYGASPIKLPNLSRLAAQGVVFDAAYCNSPLCAPSRFTLVSGQLPSKIGAYDNAADFPADVPTYAHYLRRLGYRTALSGKMHFCGPDQLHGYEERLTSDIYPADYGWAVNWDEPHVRPSWYHNMSSVLQAGPCVRTNQLDFDEEVVFKAQQYLFDHIREDGNQPFCLTVSMTHPHDPYTIPKPFWDLYDDADIPLPATPAQGDLDPHSQRLLKVYDLWNKPLPVDKIRDARRAYFGACSYIDSNVGKLLQTLADTGLADDTLIVFSGDHGDMLGERGLWYKMHWFEMAARVPLLVYAPGQFAAGRVSAAVSTADLLPTLVELAGGELDPRLPLDGRSLVPHLQGQGGHDEVFGEYMAEGTISPLMMIRRGAYKFIYSEDDPCLLFDVHNDPHERENLSQSPEHRTLFEAFLSEARAKWDIPAIHQQVLASQRRRRLVFEALTHGKLKSWDHQPLVDASQQYMRNHIDLDDLERKARYPQPCQDQ; encoded by the coding sequence ATGAAGCGCAAGAACATTCTTTTCATCATGGCCGACCAAATGGCCGCGCCGCTGCTGCCTTTCTACGGCGCCTCGCCGATCAAGTTGCCCAACCTCAGCCGTCTCGCCGCCCAGGGTGTGGTGTTCGACGCCGCGTATTGCAACAGCCCGCTGTGCGCGCCCTCGCGTTTCACCCTGGTCAGCGGCCAGTTGCCGAGCAAGATCGGCGCCTACGACAACGCGGCCGATTTTCCCGCCGATGTACCGACCTATGCCCACTACCTACGCCGCCTCGGCTACCGCACCGCGCTGTCGGGCAAGATGCACTTCTGCGGCCCCGACCAATTGCACGGCTACGAAGAACGCCTGACCAGCGACATCTACCCCGCCGACTATGGCTGGGCGGTGAACTGGGACGAGCCGCACGTACGCCCCAGCTGGTACCACAACATGTCCTCGGTGCTGCAGGCCGGCCCATGCGTGCGTACCAACCAGCTGGATTTCGACGAAGAGGTGGTGTTCAAGGCCCAGCAGTACCTGTTCGACCATATCCGCGAAGACGGCAATCAACCGTTCTGCCTCACCGTATCGATGACCCACCCCCACGACCCGTACACGATTCCCAAGCCGTTCTGGGATTTGTACGACGACGCTGATATCCCATTGCCTGCTACACCGGCCCAAGGCGATCTCGACCCGCATTCCCAGCGTCTGCTCAAGGTCTATGACCTGTGGAACAAGCCGCTGCCTGTGGATAAGATCCGCGACGCCCGCCGCGCCTACTTCGGTGCGTGCAGTTACATCGACAGCAATGTCGGCAAACTTCTGCAAACCCTGGCAGACACCGGTCTGGCCGACGACACCCTGATCGTGTTCTCCGGCGACCACGGCGACATGCTCGGCGAGCGCGGCCTCTGGTACAAAATGCACTGGTTCGAAATGGCCGCCCGCGTGCCGCTGCTGGTGTACGCGCCGGGGCAATTCGCGGCGGGCCGGGTCAGCGCCGCGGTGTCCACCGCCGACCTGTTGCCGACCCTGGTGGAACTGGCCGGTGGCGAACTGGACCCACGCCTGCCGCTGGACGGCCGCTCACTGGTTCCGCATCTGCAAGGGCAGGGCGGCCATGACGAAGTATTCGGCGAGTACATGGCCGAAGGCACCATCAGCCCGCTGATGATGATCCGCCGGGGTGCCTACAAATTCATCTACAGCGAGGACGACCCTTGTCTGCTGTTCGATGTACACAACGACCCGCACGAGCGGGAAAACCTCAGTCAGTCACCGGAACACCGAACACTGTTCGAGGCGTTTTTGAGTGAAGCGCGGGCTAAATGGGACATCCCGGCGATCCACCAGCAGGTGCTCGCCAGCCAACGCCGTCGGCGCCTGGTGTTCGAGGCGCTGACCCACGGCAAGCTGAAGAGCTGGGACCACCAGCCACTGGTCGACGCCAGTCAGCAATACATGCGCAACCATATCGACCTCGACGACCTGGAGCGCAAGGCACGTTATCCACAACCCTGCCAAGACCAATAA
- a CDS encoding choline sulfate utilization transcriptional regulator → MYEALGDLSLDLLRAFEAAARHRSFTAAAMELGTTQPAISQQIKRLEEQLAIRLFDRIYRGIELTDAGALLFEHVQGGLQAINQGLGVITQHSQHEVLQVATDFAFAAYWLMPRLHRFHQANPQVDVSLVTSERNHATLRSDIDVAVLFGDGRFKQGDSLWLFNEEVFPVCSPQWLKAQATRISVQDLPDCPLLHLRQENNSQWFDWSGVFRELGLSAAPTPGQLRFDNYTLLIQAAIAGQGVAIGWRHLVDNLLEQNWLCRPFSDTVISRFGYYVVQPQRKRRGQLVERFVDWLLAEQASSAQSLTGLALPSIAV, encoded by the coding sequence ATGTATGAAGCGTTGGGTGATTTGTCTCTCGATTTGCTGCGCGCATTCGAAGCCGCTGCGCGCCACCGCAGTTTTACCGCCGCGGCGATGGAATTGGGCACCACCCAGCCGGCGATCAGCCAGCAGATCAAGCGCCTGGAAGAACAATTGGCGATCCGCCTGTTCGACCGCATCTACCGTGGCATCGAACTGACCGACGCCGGCGCGCTGTTGTTCGAGCACGTTCAGGGCGGCTTGCAGGCGATCAACCAAGGCTTGGGTGTTATCACCCAGCATAGCCAGCACGAAGTGCTGCAAGTGGCCACTGACTTCGCCTTCGCCGCCTACTGGCTGATGCCGCGCCTGCACCGCTTCCACCAGGCCAACCCGCAGGTGGATGTGAGCCTGGTGACCAGCGAACGCAACCACGCCACGTTGCGCAGCGATATCGACGTGGCGGTGCTGTTCGGCGATGGTCGCTTCAAGCAGGGTGACAGCCTGTGGTTGTTCAACGAGGAAGTCTTCCCGGTGTGCAGCCCGCAGTGGCTCAAGGCTCAGGCTACGCGAATAAGCGTGCAGGACCTGCCCGACTGCCCCCTGCTGCACCTGCGCCAGGAAAACAACAGCCAGTGGTTCGACTGGAGCGGCGTGTTTCGCGAGCTGGGCCTCAGCGCCGCGCCCACGCCAGGTCAGTTGCGCTTCGACAACTACACGCTGCTGATCCAGGCGGCGATCGCCGGCCAGGGCGTGGCCATTGGTTGGCGTCACTTGGTGGATAACCTGCTGGAACAGAACTGGCTGTGCCGGCCGTTCAGCGACACGGTCATTTCGCGCTTCGGCTATTACGTGGTGCAACCGCAGCGCAAACGCCGGGGGCAACTGGTGGAGCGCTTCGTCGATTGGCTGCTGGCCGAGCAAGCCAGCAGCGCGCAATCGCTGACCGGACTGGCCCTGCCCTCGATTGCGGTCTAG
- a CDS encoding DOPA 4,5-dioxygenase family protein: protein MHRIKGYHAHIYFDANTLEQARALCEDAAKLFPLRMGRVHERPVGPHPDWSCQLAFDAEYIGVMLPWLALHRNGLVVFLHPNTGDDLKDHTDYAIWMGAMRELDLSVF from the coding sequence ATGCACCGAATCAAGGGTTATCACGCTCATATCTACTTTGATGCCAACACGCTCGAGCAGGCGCGCGCCTTGTGCGAGGACGCGGCCAAGCTCTTCCCGCTGCGCATGGGCCGCGTGCATGAACGCCCCGTTGGCCCTCACCCCGACTGGAGCTGCCAACTGGCCTTTGACGCCGAATACATCGGCGTGATGCTGCCGTGGCTGGCGCTGCATCGAAATGGGCTGGTGGTGTTCCTGCATCCCAATACCGGCGATGACTTGAAGGACCACACCGACTACGCGATCTGGATGGGCGCGATGCGCGAGTTGGATCTGTCGGTTTTCTAA
- the hemF gene encoding oxygen-dependent coproporphyrinogen oxidase, whose protein sequence is MTTRTEAVKAYLLDLQDRICSALETFETDTRFIEDAWTRPAGGGGRTRVIANGTVIEKGGVNFSHVFGSGLPPSASAHRPELAGRGFEALGVSLVIHPHNPHVPTSHANVRFFIAEKEGEEAVWWFGGGFDLTPYYGNEEDCVHWHRVAERACAPFGPDVYARYKAWCDSYFHIKHRNEPRGIGGLFFDDLNEWGFDTCFAFIRAIGDAYIDAYLPIVQRRKAMAYTEQQREFQEFRRGRYVEFNLVYDRGTLFGLQSGGRTESILMSLPPQVRWSYDWKAEPGSEEALLTDYFLQDRDWLGIAAPKAAN, encoded by the coding sequence ATGACTACCCGCACCGAGGCTGTAAAGGCCTACCTGCTTGACCTGCAAGACCGCATTTGCAGCGCCCTGGAAACCTTCGAGACGGACACTCGCTTTATCGAAGACGCCTGGACCCGGCCTGCCGGCGGTGGCGGTCGCACCCGCGTAATCGCGAACGGCACGGTGATTGAAAAAGGCGGCGTCAACTTTTCCCACGTTTTCGGCAGCGGCCTCCCCCCATCAGCCAGCGCCCATCGCCCTGAGTTGGCCGGTCGCGGGTTTGAAGCGCTCGGTGTGTCGCTGGTGATTCACCCGCACAATCCTCATGTGCCAACGTCCCACGCCAATGTGCGCTTTTTCATCGCGGAAAAAGAAGGTGAAGAAGCGGTGTGGTGGTTCGGCGGCGGCTTCGACCTCACCCCCTACTACGGCAACGAAGAAGACTGCGTCCACTGGCACCGCGTGGCCGAACGAGCGTGTGCGCCGTTTGGCCCCGACGTCTACGCGCGTTACAAGGCCTGGTGCGACAGCTACTTCCATATCAAGCACCGCAACGAACCGCGTGGCATTGGCGGCTTGTTTTTCGATGACTTGAACGAGTGGGGCTTCGACACCTGCTTCGCCTTCATCCGTGCCATTGGCGACGCCTACATCGACGCCTACCTGCCAATCGTGCAGCGCCGCAAGGCCATGGCTTATACCGAGCAACAACGCGAGTTCCAGGAGTTCCGTCGTGGCCGCTACGTCGAGTTCAACCTGGTCTACGACCGTGGGACCTTGTTCGGCCTGCAGTCGGGCGGGCGTACCGAATCGATCCTGATGTCGCTGCCGCCGCAGGTGCGCTGGAGCTATGACTGGAAAGCCGAGCCCGGCAGCGAAGAAGCGCTTCTGACCGATTACTTCCTGCAGGACCGCGACTGGCTCGGCATCGCGGCGCCCAAGGCGGCGAACTGA
- a CDS encoding L-threonylcarbamoyladenylate synthase codes for MVNRWRVLEAAREIRAGAVIAYPTEAVWGLGCDPWNEEAVDRLLAIKNRSVDKGLILVADNIRQFDFLFEDFPDTWIERMASTWPGPNTWLVPHQDLLPEWVTGVHDTVALRVSDHPLVRDLCALVGPLISTSANPQGRPAARTRIRVEQYFRGQVDLVLGGALGGRKNPSLIRDLATGEVVRPS; via the coding sequence ATGGTCAACAGGTGGCGTGTGCTGGAAGCCGCACGAGAAATTCGCGCAGGCGCGGTGATTGCCTATCCAACCGAGGCGGTCTGGGGCCTGGGCTGCGATCCCTGGAATGAAGAGGCGGTAGATCGGCTGCTGGCGATCAAGAATCGCTCGGTGGACAAAGGCCTGATCCTGGTAGCGGACAATATCCGCCAGTTCGATTTTCTGTTCGAAGACTTCCCGGATACCTGGATCGAGCGCATGGCCAGCACTTGGCCGGGGCCTAATACCTGGCTGGTGCCACATCAGGATCTGTTGCCGGAATGGGTCACCGGCGTGCATGACACGGTGGCGTTGCGGGTCAGTGATCACCCGCTGGTGCGGGATTTGTGCGCGCTGGTGGGGCCACTGATCTCAACATCCGCCAACCCGCAGGGCCGTCCGGCCGCGCGTACGCGGATTCGCGTGGAGCAGTACTTCCGTGGCCAGGTGGACCTGGTGCTGGGTGGCGCCCTGGGCGGACGCAAGAACCCCAGCCTGATTCGCGACCTGGCAACGGGCGAGGTGGTTCGCCCGTCTTGA
- a CDS encoding 2-dehydro-3-deoxygalactonokinase gives MQAQLIALDWGTSSLRAYKLGPAGVVLEQRSLASGIMHLPTEAREIAGVRCADGFELAFDTACGDWLDAEPHLPVIACGMVGSAQGWSEAAYRNTPVDVASLGKALHAVRSLRGVTVHIVPGVIEQGGLPNVMRGEETQVLGVLRSLPTGGEVLIGLPGSHSKWVEVVGGCITHFDTFMTGEVFAILGKHSLLGRTQQTPERFQADAFDRGVQVARSQDGQRGLLSTLFSARTLGLTGELAADQQPDYLSGLMIGHELAGLPDRARHTPIILVGAGALCARYQRALALCGFAHVSLAEEATEHGLWQLAVAAGLTQPVSEA, from the coding sequence ATGCAGGCGCAATTGATCGCGCTCGATTGGGGAACCAGCTCCCTTCGTGCTTACAAACTCGGCCCCGCAGGCGTAGTGCTGGAACAACGCTCGCTGGCGTCGGGCATCATGCATTTGCCCACAGAAGCCCGGGAAATTGCCGGCGTGCGCTGCGCCGACGGGTTTGAGTTGGCCTTCGATACGGCGTGCGGTGACTGGCTCGACGCCGAGCCACACTTGCCGGTGATTGCGTGCGGCATGGTTGGCAGCGCCCAGGGCTGGAGTGAAGCGGCGTATCGCAATACGCCGGTGGACGTTGCCAGCCTGGGCAAAGCCCTGCACGCCGTACGCAGCCTGCGTGGCGTGACGGTTCACATCGTACCCGGCGTGATCGAGCAAGGCGGCTTGCCCAACGTGATGCGCGGCGAAGAAACCCAGGTGCTGGGCGTGCTGCGCAGCCTGCCGACCGGCGGTGAAGTGTTGATCGGCCTGCCCGGCAGCCACTCCAAGTGGGTCGAGGTGGTCGGTGGTTGCATCACCCACTTCGATACCTTCATGACCGGCGAGGTGTTCGCGATTCTCGGCAAGCACAGCCTCCTCGGCCGCACGCAGCAGACACCCGAACGCTTCCAGGCCGACGCCTTTGATCGCGGTGTGCAAGTGGCGCGCTCCCAGGACGGCCAGCGCGGTCTGCTGTCGACCCTGTTCAGCGCCCGCACCCTGGGCCTGACCGGCGAACTTGCGGCCGATCAGCAACCGGACTACCTCTCCGGCCTGATGATCGGTCATGAGCTGGCCGGCCTGCCCGACCGCGCCCGGCATACCCCGATCATTCTGGTCGGCGCCGGCGCTTTATGCGCGCGCTACCAACGCGCCCTTGCCCTCTGCGGTTTTGCCCATGTCAGCTTGGCCGAAGAAGCCACCGAGCACGGCCTGTGGCAACTGGCCGTGGCAGCCGGGCTCACTCAACCTGTATCGGAGGCCTGA
- a CDS encoding quinone oxidoreductase family protein encodes MAKRIQFSAHGGPEVLEYVDYTPAEPGPQQVRVRNEAIGLNFIDTYFRSGLYAPPSLPSGLGAEGAGVVDAVGSEVTQFKVGDRVAYGSGPLGAYSQLHVLPAANLVHLPDGISFEQAAGAMLKGLTVQYLLRQTYELKDGETILFHAAAGGVGSLACQWAKALGVKLIGTVSSPEKAAVAKSLGAWETIDYSKEDVAQRVLELTDGKKVPVVYDGVGKDTWLTSLDSVAPRGLVVSFGNASGAVDGVNLGILAAKGSLYVTRPTLATYANNPQNLQAMADDLFAMIHSGKVRIDINQRYSLADAAKAQAELSGRRTTGSTILLP; translated from the coding sequence ATGGCCAAGCGTATCCAGTTCAGTGCCCATGGCGGCCCCGAGGTACTTGAATATGTGGACTACACCCCGGCGGAACCCGGCCCACAACAAGTTCGCGTGCGTAATGAGGCGATTGGTCTGAACTTCATCGACACCTATTTCCGCAGCGGCCTCTACGCGCCACCCTCCCTGCCATCGGGGTTGGGCGCGGAAGGGGCCGGCGTGGTGGATGCGGTGGGCAGCGAAGTCACCCAGTTCAAAGTCGGCGACCGCGTGGCCTACGGCAGCGGCCCGCTGGGCGCCTATAGCCAACTTCACGTGCTGCCCGCCGCCAACCTGGTGCACCTGCCTGATGGCATCAGCTTCGAACAGGCTGCTGGCGCCATGCTCAAAGGCCTGACGGTGCAGTACCTGCTGCGCCAGACCTATGAGTTGAAGGATGGCGAGACCATCCTGTTCCATGCCGCCGCCGGTGGCGTGGGCTCGCTGGCCTGCCAATGGGCCAAGGCCCTGGGCGTTAAGTTGATCGGTACTGTGAGTTCGCCTGAAAAAGCGGCGGTGGCCAAATCCCTCGGCGCGTGGGAAACCATCGACTACAGCAAAGAAGATGTCGCACAGCGCGTGCTGGAATTGACCGACGGCAAAAAAGTGCCGGTGGTGTATGACGGCGTCGGCAAGGACACCTGGCTGACCTCACTGGACAGCGTGGCACCGCGTGGGCTGGTGGTGAGCTTCGGCAATGCGTCGGGCGCGGTGGATGGGGTCAACCTGGGGATTCTGGCGGCGAAAGGTTCGCTCTATGTAACCCGGCCGACCCTGGCGACCTATGCCAACAACCCGCAAAATTTGCAGGCAATGGCCGACGATCTGTTTGCGATGATCCACAGCGGCAAGGTACGCATTGATATCAACCAGCGGTATTCGCTGGCTGATGCGGCCAAGGCGCAGGCAGAGCTGTCTGGGCGCAGAACCACTGGGTCGACCATCCTGTTGCCTTGA
- the aroE gene encoding shikimate dehydrogenase, with the protein MDRYVVFGNPIGHSKSPLIHRMFAEQTGELLDYSTMLAPLEDFTGCAREFFHQGRGANVTVPFKEDAYRLADTLTERAKRAGAVNTLSKLADGTLLGDNTDGAGLVRDLTVNAGLSLNGKRILLLGAGGAVRGALEPLLAERPSSLIIANRTVEKAELLAESFDDLGPVSASGFDWLREPVGVIINATSASLSGDLPPIASSLIEPGRTFCYDMMYARESTPFCHWATQHGAAVSMDGLGMLVEQAAEAFFLWRGVRPASAPVLAELRRQLA; encoded by the coding sequence ATGGATCGCTATGTCGTCTTTGGCAACCCCATCGGCCACAGCAAATCGCCGCTGATTCACCGCATGTTTGCCGAGCAGACCGGCGAACTGCTGGACTACAGCACGATGCTCGCGCCGCTGGAGGATTTTACCGGCTGCGCCCGTGAGTTTTTTCACCAAGGTCGTGGCGCCAACGTCACCGTGCCATTCAAGGAAGACGCCTATCGCCTGGCGGATACCCTCACCGAGCGCGCCAAGCGCGCCGGTGCGGTGAACACCTTGAGCAAACTCGCCGATGGCACCCTGCTGGGTGACAACACCGACGGCGCTGGCTTGGTGCGCGACCTGACGGTCAACGCGGGGTTGAGCCTCAACGGTAAACGCATTCTGCTGCTGGGCGCCGGCGGCGCGGTGCGCGGGGCGCTGGAGCCGTTGCTGGCCGAGCGACCTTCATCGTTGATCATCGCTAACCGCACCGTGGAAAAAGCCGAATTGCTCGCCGAGTCATTCGACGACCTGGGCCCGGTGTCCGCCAGTGGTTTCGACTGGCTGCGTGAGCCGGTGGGCGTGATCATCAACGCCACCTCCGCGAGCCTGTCAGGCGATTTACCGCCGATTGCGAGCAGCCTGATCGAACCTGGCAGGACCTTTTGCTACGACATGATGTACGCCAGGGAATCCACCCCCTTCTGCCACTGGGCCACGCAGCACGGTGCCGCCGTCTCGATGGACGGCCTGGGCATGCTGGTGGAGCAGGCCGCCGAAGCGTTCTTCCTGTGGCGGGGTGTGCGCCCGGCATCGGCGCCGGTGTTGGCTGAATTGCGTCGACAGTTGGCCTGA